A window of Rhizobium sp. BT04 genomic DNA:
AGCAGAAGGTGCTCTTTGCCCGCGCCCTTGCGACGCGCGCGCCTGTCGTGTTGATGGACGATCCGATGCGCGGCGTCGATGTCGGCACCAAGCAGGAGGTCTACGCGATCATCCGCGAGGAGGCAGCGCACGGCCGCACCTTCATCTGGTACTCGACTGAAATGGACGAGGTCCGCCTCTGCGACCGCGTCTACGTTTTCCGCGAAGGCCGCATCACCGCCGAACTCGCCGGTGATGCCGTCAACGAGACGAATATCATCGCCGCCTCCTTCGAAGGGGTCGCCGCATGACGGTCCGGCTGTCGTCCGACGCCATGCGTCTTGCCATTCCCGCCCTGTCGCTGACGTTGCTGCTCGCCGCCGTCTTCTGGCTGCAGCCGCGCGCCATGAGTTATGTCGGGCTCAACCTGCTGTTCAACCTGGCTGTGCCGATCGCGCTGGCGACGATCGCCCAGATGCTGGTGATGGCGGTGAACGATCTCGATCTGTCGATGGGCACCTTCGTCAGCTTCGTCGCCTGCGTCACCGCAACATTTTTGCGGGATGCCCCGGTGACCGGCGTGCTGATCCTTGCCGGGGCGATCACCACCTATGCGGCGCTCGGCGTCGTCATCCATCTGCGCAACCTGCCCTCCATTGTCGTCACTCTTGGCATGAGCTTCGTCTGGGGCGGCCTTGCCGTGCTGCTGCTGCCCGCACCCGGCGGCCAGGCGCCGGACTGGGTGCGCTGGCTGATGACCGTCAAGCCGCCATTGGCGCCGATGGCGATTGTCGCCAGCATCGTCATCGCCTTAGTCGCCCATCTCCTCGTCATGCGCTCCTCGCTCGGGGTGCTGATCCGCGGCATCGGTGGCAACCAGCGCTCGGTCGAACGCGCCGGCTGGTCGATTGTCGGGGCGCGCGCCACCGCCTATGGACTTGCCGGCTTCTTCGCGGTGCTTGCCGGCATCGCCCTCGTTGGCCTGACCACCTCGGCCGATGCCAATATCGCGCTGCGCTACACGCTGCTGTCGATTGCCGGCGTCATCCTCGGCGGTGGCGAGTTTATCGGCGGTCGCGTTTCCCCCGTCGGCGCCGTCATCGGCGCGCTGACGCTGACGCTCGCCGGCTCGTTCCTGTCCTTCCTGCGCATCTCGCCGGATTGGCAGATCGGGGCTCAGGGCGCGATCCTGATCATCGTCCTGGCACTCCGCCTGATACTGAACCGCCTGGAGAAGCGGGAGAAGCGCCGATGAGCCCTCTCCTTGGCCTGTTCCGCAAACCCTGGATCTGGTCGTGGCTGGCCGCCTTTGTCGTCTGGTTCCTGACGATCATGGTGACGCTCGGGGCGAGCACGCTCGGCCTGTCGCAGGCGGCCCTCACCTTCGCCGCTTTTTCGGTCGTGGTCGGCATTGGCCAGATGTTCGTCATCACGCTCGGCCCCGGCAATATCGATCTCTCGGTTCCCGCCACCATGACGCTTGCCGGCACGGTGGCGCTGAAGCTGATGAATGTCGAAAACGGCATGATCCTGCCCGGTCTTCTCGTTGCCATTCTTATCGGCCTTGTCGTCGGCCTCGGCAATTATGCGCTCATCAAGGCGCTGCGCATTCCGCCGATCATCGCCACACTGTCGATGAGCTTCATCGTGCAGTCCGCGGCGATCTGGACGAACCGGGGATTGCGCATCAAGCCGCCGAGCCTGCTGGCCGAATTCACCACGTCGAACACGCTCGGCGTGCCGAATGTGGCGATCGTCGCGCTCCTGATCTCGCTGCTGGCCTGGTTCCTGCTCGAGAAGACGATCTACGGGCGCTGGATCTCGGCGATCGGCCAGAGCATGCCGGCGGCGCGCATGGCCGGCATTCCGGTCGATGGCACGCGTTTTGTCACCTACCTCTTCTGCGCCGTGCTGGCATCGGTCGCGGGTTATCTGCTCGCCTGCTTCTCCGGCGGCGCCGCGCTCAATATGGGTTCGGAATACCTCTTGA
This region includes:
- a CDS encoding ABC transporter permease, translating into MTVRLSSDAMRLAIPALSLTLLLAAVFWLQPRAMSYVGLNLLFNLAVPIALATIAQMLVMAVNDLDLSMGTFVSFVACVTATFLRDAPVTGVLILAGAITTYAALGVVIHLRNLPSIVVTLGMSFVWGGLAVLLLPAPGGQAPDWVRWLMTVKPPLAPMAIVASIVIALVAHLLVMRSSLGVLIRGIGGNQRSVERAGWSIVGARATAYGLAGFFAVLAGIALVGLTTSADANIALRYTLLSIAGVILGGGEFIGGRVSPVGAVIGALTLTLAGSFLSFLRISPDWQIGAQGAILIIVLALRLILNRLEKREKRR
- a CDS encoding ABC transporter permease, with amino-acid sequence MSPLLGLFRKPWIWSWLAAFVVWFLTIMVTLGASTLGLSQAALTFAAFSVVVGIGQMFVITLGPGNIDLSVPATMTLAGTVALKLMNVENGMILPGLLVAILIGLVVGLGNYALIKALRIPPIIATLSMSFIVQSAAIWTNRGLRIKPPSLLAEFTTSNTLGVPNVAIVALLISLLAWFLLEKTIYGRWISAIGQSMPAARMAGIPVDGTRFVTYLFCAVLASVAGYLLACFSGGAALNMGSEYLLMSIAVVVIGGTAVAGGDSNVPGIWGASLFMFLVVSMLNTYGVGAGIRLIMTGLIIISVIMLAGGRRAGMR